The window GATGATCGCCTGCGCATAGGAGAAGACGTGGTCGCCGACCCAGGCGATCGGCAGATAGGCGATGATCTCGTCGTTCTCGTTCAGCCCATCGAAGCCGCAGCCGATCTCGGCGGCGGTGATGACGTTGTAATGGGTGAGCATCACGCCCTTGGGGCGCCCGGTCGTGCCGGAGGTGTAGAGGATGATGGCGAGATCATCGCTCGCGCCCTGCTCCATCTCGCGGTCATGCGCGGCTGAAACCGTGGGGTCCTTGAGCGCGGTGCGCCCGGCCTCGATCACCGCGCCGATGTCGTGCAGCTTGGCGTGATCGTAGTCACGTAGGCCGCGCGGCTCGTCATAGAGCATGTGGCGCAGGTTTGGCAGGCGCTCGATGACGGAGAGCACCTTGTCGACCTGCTCCTGGTCCTGCACGCAGGCGAAGACCGCGCCGGCATGGTCGAGCACATAGGCCATCTCGTCGGCGACGCTGTCGGCATAGACGGGCACAGGGATCGCGCCGAGCCATTGCGCGGCCGCCATCGACCAATAGAGGCGCGGGCGGTTGTAGCCGATGATGGCGACCTTCTCGCCGCGCTTCAGGCCGATTTGCTCGAAGCCCTTGGCATAGGCGCGGACCTGCTCGGCGACCTCGGCCCAGGTCCAGGACTGCCAGATGCCGAGGTCCTTGTGACGGAACGCCGTGCGCGCGCCGCGCTCTTGCGCATTGCGCAGCACAAGCTTGGGAAAGGTATCCGCCTGGCCGGCGGCTGCGCTTGCCACGATTGTCGTCTCCACCCTGTCGCCCCGTCTGCTGCGGGTTTGTCCGGACGCTAGGCCCTTATGCGATCATGCAAGCTTTGCAGGAGCATCATCACTGTGCAAGGAGCCACTTGACAGACAAGATGGTATTTGGTCGTTATTGTCCCGCCGAGGTTTGACTTGGCCTTCAGCCCCGCGATTTGCGGGGCGATTTCTGATATCGCCGAACCGCCGTCATGCTCGCCCTTGTGGCGAGCATCCACGTCGTGAACACGGCGTTCGATCAGTGAAGTAAAGACGTGGATGATCGGGACAAGCCCGACCATGACGAGCTTCCTTACATCGCCCAGGCTGGCGCTGCGCCTTTGATCTGCCGTGTTCAGGCCGGAAGCTCGTCTCGAGGGCCGGCCGATGCGCGCTTCTGCCTCGATCACGATTGCGATCCTGTTCGCTGTTGGAGCGACCCAGACGCGCGCGCATCGGGCGCCCGGCGGCTGGGACTATCCGTTCGAATGCTGCTCTGAGGCCGATTGCGCGCGGATCGAGGCGAGCGCCGTCCGGGAGACCCCGTCCGGTTTCGTCGTGACGATCATGCCGGGCCGGCATCCGATGTGGGCCAGCGAGCGCCGCCAGCCGGCCGTGCTCGACATCCCCTATCAGAAGGCCCGGCTCTCGCCTGACGGGTTCTTCCATTTGTGCATGAACGATGCGGGCGAGCTGCTGTGCTTCTACTCGCCAGGTGGTGGATCGTAGTGCTGATCTGGCCACGGGTGAGAAGCGGGCGTCCGTCGCCTTGCAGATGCGAGCTTGACCGTTGCATGTTAGGAGCCGAACAAAGAGCGATCCAGGCAATGAGCGAAATGGTAGCTCCGAGATGCTACGTTTTCACTATTATCCGGGGTTCATCAGCCTCGCCCCACACATAGTCATTGAAGAAATTGGCCTGGAATACGAACTGTCGTTCGTGAATTTGCATAAGGGGCCAAACAAGAGCTCATCCTATCAAGCGCTACACCCCGACGGCCTTGTTCCCGTCCTGGAAGACGGCGATCTGGTTCTCTACGAGAGCGTTGCCATCATCCTTCATCTCATCGAAATGAAGAGCGAAGCATCGCTTCTGCCAGAGCAAGGCAGCGCTCTCAGGCCACAATTTTACAAGTGGCTCATGTGGCTCTCGACCGCCTTACACGCCAATCTGTCGCTTTATCTGCACCCCAACAAGGTCGCGTCTTCTGCGGGAGCGCAAGCCGAGGTGCGAGACGCAGCCGAGCAACGCGTGAACACCCAGTTCGACCGTGTCGAGGAAGAGTTGGCGCGGCATGGTGGCGCCTGGTTTCTGGGGGGCACTTACACCGCTGTAGACGCATATCTCTTTACGCTTGCCCGCTGGTCGCGTGGCATGCGTCATCCCGCTGCCAGTCGACCGCAATTGGGCGCTTACCTGCAACGTATGATCGCTCGGCCAGCCGTGCAGCGCGCCCATACGCAGGAGCATATCCCGCAGCCATGGGTCTGACGTTGAAAGTTAGGATAGGAAGCAGGCATCGCCTCTAGCGAGGCCCTTACGCGTTTTGCCCGCCGCGTACTGATAGGGCATGTCGGGCGCAAGAGTGCGGGCTTCGGTTCCAATTTAAATTGTGGAGAGTCTATGATCTTGCTCGGTTGGCTGGCCCTATTTTTGGATCCGAGGTTATCTATTTCCGTTGTGTTAGGGGCAGGGCTCATAGCATTTGTATTTGGAGATTTATTTCTATCTTTCGCTATAGTATTTATTATTGCATGGCTCTTTGAGCGGTTTTTACTGACGGATGGGTCTGATTTTAGTTTTGAGAATTATACTGTTGTCCTTGTGCCCGCTTTGATTTGGTCGGTGCTTGGAATAGCTCTCGGCTTGTTTGCTCGAAAG is drawn from Bosea sp. Tri-49 and contains these coding sequences:
- a CDS encoding glutathione S-transferase family protein; translation: MLRFHYYPGFISLAPHIVIEEIGLEYELSFVNLHKGPNKSSSYQALHPDGLVPVLEDGDLVLYESVAIILHLIEMKSEASLLPEQGSALRPQFYKWLMWLSTALHANLSLYLHPNKVASSAGAQAEVRDAAEQRVNTQFDRVEEELARHGGAWFLGGTYTAVDAYLFTLARWSRGMRHPAASRPQLGAYLQRMIARPAVQRAHTQEHIPQPWV